The region GGGCACTTTATTATTCGACAAAAGTCGCATTCTGAACGCATTTATTATCGTGCTCTTTTTAATCGCCACACGTTTTAACTATTGTACCGCCTGTTTCATGTTATAATTGTTCCGCTAGTGCAAGAAAAGCCGCATTGAACCTCAAGAAGCACTTCGTTTAACGAGTAATAAGGAGGTTATAATGGACAGAAATAAAGACGTCATTCAGACTCATCCGCTGGTTGGATGGGACATCAGTACCGTAGACAGTTATGACGCCATGATGATCCGCCTGCACTCGCTATCATCGCAGGATCAGAAAGAAGAAGAAGCTGACGTGGGCCCCACCTACTGGCTGACTACTGATGTAGCCAGACAGTTCATCTCGATACTCGAAGCTGGCATTGCAAAGATT is a window of Pantoea rwandensis DNA encoding:
- the bssS gene encoding biofilm formation regulator BssS, with translation MDRNKDVIQTHPLVGWDISTVDSYDAMMIRLHSLSSQDQKEEEADVGPTYWLTTDVARQFISILEAGIAKIESTEQYLRDNQKH